In the genome of Panthera uncia isolate 11264 chromosome B3 unlocalized genomic scaffold, Puncia_PCG_1.0 HiC_scaffold_1, whole genome shotgun sequence, one region contains:
- the LYSMD2 gene encoding lysM and putative peptidoglycan-binding domain-containing protein 2 isoform X1, translating into MADSSPALSLREGGPRAPRPSAPSPPARSRSGSESEEAELSLSLARTKTRSYGSTASVRAPLGAGVIERHVEHRVRAGDTLQGIALKYGVTMEQIKRANKLFTNDCIFLKKTLNIPVISEKPLLFNGLNSIDSPENETVDSSFSHEEEPAAAGEDLSPSSPQESDVQPVQPEEVSARDFLQRLDLQIKLSTQAAKKLKEESRDEESPYAASLYHS; encoded by the exons ATGGCGGATTCCTCGCCCGCGCTGTCCCTGCGGGAAGGCGGCCCCCGAGCCCCCCGGCCCTCGGCTCCTTCGCCGCCCGCGCGCTCGCGCTCGGGCTCGGAATCCGAGGAGGCCGAGCTGTCGCTGAGCCTGGCCCGCACCAAGACCCGCTCGTACGGCAGCACTGCCAGCGTGCGGGCGCCGCTGGGCGCCGGCGTCATCGAGCGCCATGTGGAGCACCGGGTCCGCGCCGGCGACACGCTACAGGGCATCGCGCTCAAATACGGAGTCACG atgGAGCAGATTAAAAGGGCAAATAAACTGTTTACGAATGATTGTATATTTCTGAAGAAAACTTTGAACATCCCAGTTATATCAGAGAAGCCTTTGTTGTTTAATGGACTTAACTCAATAGATTCTCCAGAAAATGAAACTGTTGATAGCAGTTTTTCTCATGAAGAAGAGCCAGCAGCAGCGGGGGAAGACCTTTCTCCTTCCAGTCCTCAAGAATCTGATGTTCAGCCTGTACAACCTGAAGAAGTGTCAGCTAGAGATTTCCTGCAGAGACTAGACTTGCAGATTAAGTTGTCAACACAGGCAGCCAAGAAACTAAAAGAAGAGAGCAG agatgaagaaagtcCTTATGCAGCTTCCCTCTATCACAGTTAG
- the LYSMD2 gene encoding lysM and putative peptidoglycan-binding domain-containing protein 2 isoform X2 has protein sequence MEQIKRANKLFTNDCIFLKKTLNIPVISEKPLLFNGLNSIDSPENETVDSSFSHEEEPAAAGEDLSPSSPQESDVQPVQPEEVSARDFLQRLDLQIKLSTQAAKKLKEESRDEESPYAASLYHS, from the exons atgGAGCAGATTAAAAGGGCAAATAAACTGTTTACGAATGATTGTATATTTCTGAAGAAAACTTTGAACATCCCAGTTATATCAGAGAAGCCTTTGTTGTTTAATGGACTTAACTCAATAGATTCTCCAGAAAATGAAACTGTTGATAGCAGTTTTTCTCATGAAGAAGAGCCAGCAGCAGCGGGGGAAGACCTTTCTCCTTCCAGTCCTCAAGAATCTGATGTTCAGCCTGTACAACCTGAAGAAGTGTCAGCTAGAGATTTCCTGCAGAGACTAGACTTGCAGATTAAGTTGTCAACACAGGCAGCCAAGAAACTAAAAGAAGAGAGCAG agatgaagaaagtcCTTATGCAGCTTCCCTCTATCACAGTTAG